From one Amycolatopsis sp. FDAARGOS 1241 genomic stretch:
- a CDS encoding VOC family protein, translated as MTTSAPLANLITLGARDLPALRDFYRSLGWPQIMDDGEFVAFELRGIVLALFPVAKLARDGNTDPDPGTGGIRFTIGVMVDSADEVDRLTERMRAAGARVTKEPVDAEFFTGRSAYLSDPEGNYFEIAWADLPGNPVVLAARRAAGA; from the coding sequence ATGACCACTTCCGCACCGCTGGCGAACCTCATCACTCTGGGTGCGCGTGATCTTCCCGCGCTGCGCGACTTCTACCGCTCGCTCGGCTGGCCGCAGATCATGGACGACGGCGAGTTCGTGGCTTTCGAGCTGCGCGGCATCGTGCTGGCCCTGTTCCCGGTCGCGAAGCTCGCCCGCGACGGGAACACCGATCCCGACCCCGGTACGGGAGGCATCCGGTTCACCATCGGCGTGATGGTCGACAGCGCCGACGAGGTCGACCGGCTGACCGAGCGGATGCGCGCCGCCGGTGCTCGCGTGACCAAGGAACCCGTCGACGCGGAGTTCTTCACCGGACGTTCGGCCTACCTCAGCGACCCCGAGGGCAACTACTTCGAGATCGCCTGGGCCGACCTGCCGGGCAACCCCGTCGTCCTCGCCGCCCGCCGAGCCGCCGGCGCCTGA
- a CDS encoding cupin domain-containing protein — MTGEEIVLGPLPKGITLAQEGMQKKVWNVLGHTYFMKAASESSFAFETLDPPGTGVPPHVHPTQDEHIYILEGVFTLYLDGQWETAGPGDTVRMPKGLPHAYYNRSEDIARGLFWVSPAGRLAQLFDKLHDLEDPAEVVRLSALYDVDFLPPGSVEGA, encoded by the coding sequence ATGACCGGCGAGGAAATCGTGCTCGGTCCCCTTCCGAAGGGGATCACGCTCGCGCAGGAAGGCATGCAGAAGAAGGTGTGGAACGTGCTCGGGCACACCTACTTCATGAAGGCCGCCAGCGAGTCGAGCTTCGCGTTCGAAACCCTCGATCCGCCCGGCACCGGCGTTCCACCGCACGTGCACCCGACCCAGGACGAGCACATCTACATCCTGGAAGGCGTGTTCACGCTCTACCTCGACGGCCAGTGGGAGACCGCCGGCCCCGGCGACACCGTGCGGATGCCGAAGGGCCTCCCGCACGCCTACTACAACCGCAGCGAGGACATCGCCCGGGGACTGTTCTGGGTGAGCCCGGCCGGGCGGCTCGCGCAGCTGTTCGACAAGCTGCACGACCTGGAGGACCCGGCCGAGGTGGTCCGGTTGTCGGCGCTGTACGACGTCGACTTCCTGCCGCCCGGTTCGGTCGAGGGCGCCTGA
- a CDS encoding BTAD domain-containing putative transcriptional regulator, with protein MRFRILGTLEVRAHGDRVALASTRQQRALAALLLSPNSVVPVERMIDALWEDEPPATAVKQVRNCVSALRGRLGELGGMIVTDGPGYRLQADAGDLDSLFFRRRVAVARGLAGQAKLVDAVEEIRNALSLWRGPALDGLRTTTLAGRAALLDEQRADAVELCAEWQLRLGETGEVVRELTEFCGEHPIRELSHLLLMRALAKEGRYAEASTLFHGLRRRLADELGVDPSPHLRRLHEQILTESGPSAPTAIPAPEPVPDPQPEPAGDAAPDHRFGRAVTELAEAVTWQWRAEAELRSLHRPQPIALHWSAVARPGKPSLRGDLDDVAKTYAALPVQQLVVLGDPGSGKSVLSLVLTLELLRARGPGSPVPVLLSLASWDPRREHLDRWLAGRLAENHPALLNAREYGRDAPTRLVLGGHVVPVLDGLDEMPADLRATALDALDQTMAVGRSLVLTSRSAEYEQVTRESGAVLSTATVVRLEPVTRQEAITYLSARENDRWLPVADRLRRDPDGPLGRTLRTPLMVDLARIGYGADPAELLAAEDEAALEGQLLDSLVPNAYAQVPQPPGRNPKTSPSGRYTAAQAMRWLGFLARHLEQRRSRDLAWWRLHHAVPAGTRAVLAGTLIAVFFFAAGWFSAGPALAVIYALSFGGAGYLTHRFGRAPEPLHTELRFAGAAGKFAVRFAAGAVVGVLLGLGWSLATGLVVFLALVFGVVFGVHVWLAKPVDASRVSSPRTILRNERTGAIALSVSFLVSAGLFDGIAFAFTAQTRFLPVLGGRFDLALAIAGGVAGALFGFFMARGLAALCYGLAGAIAGGQVFPPAANPVLPFVVGVCFGCGIGVAVLVTRAWGNYFVHHFWLAATGRLPWRLMHFLDDAHRRGVLRQAGDVYQFRHARVQERLAEVNPEE; from the coding sequence ATGAGGTTCCGCATTCTCGGGACGCTGGAAGTCCGTGCGCACGGGGATCGGGTCGCCCTGGCGAGCACCCGGCAGCAGCGCGCGCTCGCCGCTCTTCTGCTCAGTCCCAACTCGGTCGTCCCGGTGGAGCGCATGATCGACGCGCTGTGGGAGGACGAGCCGCCGGCGACGGCCGTGAAGCAGGTGCGGAACTGCGTTTCCGCCTTGCGCGGCCGGCTCGGCGAGCTCGGCGGGATGATCGTCACCGACGGTCCCGGGTACCGCCTGCAGGCCGACGCGGGGGACCTCGATTCGCTTTTCTTCCGCCGCCGGGTCGCGGTGGCCCGGGGACTCGCCGGTCAGGCGAAGCTGGTCGACGCCGTCGAAGAGATCCGGAACGCGCTTTCCCTGTGGCGGGGCCCCGCGCTCGACGGGCTCCGGACGACCACGCTCGCCGGCCGGGCGGCGTTGCTGGATGAACAGCGGGCCGACGCCGTCGAGCTCTGCGCCGAATGGCAGCTGCGGCTCGGCGAAACGGGCGAGGTCGTCCGCGAGCTGACCGAGTTCTGCGGTGAGCACCCGATACGCGAGCTGTCCCATCTGCTGCTGATGCGCGCGCTCGCGAAGGAGGGCCGCTACGCCGAGGCCTCGACGCTCTTCCACGGCCTGCGCCGGCGGCTGGCCGACGAGCTCGGCGTCGACCCGAGCCCCCACCTGCGGCGGCTCCACGAGCAGATCCTGACCGAGTCCGGGCCCAGCGCCCCCACCGCGATCCCAGCCCCAGAGCCGGTCCCAGACCCGCAGCCCGAGCCGGCCGGCGATGCCGCGCCGGATCACCGCTTCGGGCGTGCGGTCACCGAGCTGGCCGAAGCCGTCACGTGGCAGTGGCGGGCGGAAGCCGAGCTGCGTTCGCTGCACCGGCCGCAGCCGATCGCCCTGCACTGGTCGGCCGTCGCCCGCCCGGGAAAACCGTCGCTCCGGGGCGACCTCGACGACGTCGCGAAGACCTACGCCGCGTTGCCCGTGCAGCAGCTGGTCGTGCTCGGCGATCCGGGCTCCGGCAAGTCGGTGCTCTCGCTGGTGCTGACGCTGGAGCTGCTGCGCGCCCGCGGGCCGGGCAGCCCGGTCCCGGTGCTGCTGTCGCTGGCCTCGTGGGATCCGCGGCGCGAACACCTCGACCGGTGGCTGGCGGGCCGGCTCGCCGAAAACCACCCGGCTCTGCTCAACGCCCGGGAGTACGGGCGCGACGCACCCACCCGGCTCGTCCTCGGTGGCCACGTCGTCCCGGTCCTCGACGGTCTCGACGAGATGCCGGCCGATCTGCGCGCCACCGCGCTGGACGCACTGGACCAGACCATGGCCGTGGGCCGTTCACTGGTGCTGACCTCCCGCTCCGCCGAGTACGAGCAGGTCACGCGCGAGTCGGGCGCGGTGCTGAGCACCGCCACCGTGGTGCGGCTCGAGCCCGTCACCCGGCAGGAGGCGATCACTTACCTGTCCGCTCGGGAGAACGACCGCTGGCTCCCGGTGGCCGATCGGCTGCGCCGGGATCCGGACGGGCCGCTGGGCCGGACGCTGCGGACGCCGTTGATGGTCGATCTCGCGCGGATCGGCTACGGCGCGGATCCCGCGGAACTGCTCGCCGCCGAAGACGAAGCCGCCCTCGAAGGGCAGTTGCTCGACTCACTCGTCCCCAACGCCTACGCGCAGGTGCCGCAGCCACCGGGACGGAACCCGAAGACCAGTCCGTCCGGGCGCTACACCGCGGCGCAGGCCATGCGCTGGCTCGGGTTCCTCGCCCGGCACCTCGAACAGCGGCGCAGCCGCGACCTGGCCTGGTGGCGGCTGCACCACGCGGTACCCGCCGGGACCCGGGCGGTCCTCGCCGGGACGCTGATCGCGGTGTTCTTCTTCGCCGCCGGCTGGTTCTCCGCCGGGCCGGCGCTGGCCGTGATCTACGCCCTCTCGTTCGGTGGTGCCGGTTACCTGACCCACCGCTTCGGGCGCGCTCCGGAGCCCCTGCACACCGAACTGCGCTTCGCCGGGGCCGCGGGCAAGTTCGCCGTCCGGTTCGCGGCCGGCGCCGTGGTGGGCGTCCTGCTCGGCCTGGGCTGGTCGCTGGCCACCGGTCTGGTCGTGTTCCTGGCGCTCGTGTTCGGGGTGGTGTTCGGCGTGCACGTGTGGCTCGCCAAACCCGTCGACGCCAGCCGTGTATCGAGCCCGAGGACCATCCTGCGCAACGAACGGACCGGTGCGATCGCGTTGTCCGTCTCCTTCCTGGTGTCCGCGGGTCTGTTCGACGGGATCGCGTTCGCGTTCACCGCGCAGACGCGGTTCCTGCCGGTGCTGGGCGGCCGGTTCGACCTCGCGCTGGCGATCGCCGGCGGGGTGGCCGGCGCGTTGTTCGGGTTCTTCATGGCCCGCGGTCTCGCCGCGTTGTGCTACGGCCTCGCGGGTGCGATCGCCGGCGGCCAGGTGTTCCCGCCCGCGGCGAACCCGGTGCTGCCGTTCGTGGTGGGCGTGTGCTTCGGCTGCGGGATCGGCGTGGCGGTGCTCGTGACGCGCGCGTGGGGGAACTACTTCGTCCACCACTTCTGGCTCGCCGCCACCGGCCGGCTGCCCTGGCGGCTCATGCACTTCCTCGACGACGCGCACCGCCGCGGCGTCCTGCGGCAGGCCGGTGACGTCTACCAGTTCCGCCACGCCCGCGTGCAGGAGCGGCTGGCCGAGGTGAACCCCGAGGAGTAG
- a CDS encoding PQQ-dependent dehydrogenase, methanol/ethanol family encodes MTTSEDYVDAGEAIDQGNLSGKIPGGEVAPPVTSGVNYERILNARQEPHNWLTYYGAYNGQRYSPLDQINTETVKRLVPAWVFQAGTTGLIAGASTYSFEAAPIVVDGVMFLTGWDGWIWALDAKTGVEIWRYKHAVPFDVSLCCGNVNRGCAVAQGKVFFVAANARLLALDATTGKRVWTKTYGDVRAGESATVAPLIVKNMVIVGSSGGEFGVRGHLDAFDLETGEHQWRCYMVPKPGEPGSETWPADGEAWARGGANCWVTSTFDPETNLLYVGTGNPAPDFDGEVREGDNLYTDSIVAVDVDSGQIRWHYQCTPHDLWDYDSIAECILFEKDGRKLLGHFDKNGYFYVLDRTDGSLVQITPFVDRITWGAVTREGQVTAKVYPEKEGEPVHFYPGPAGAKEWTHASYSPKTELFYVPVQDTGATATRRRREFRESIPYWGAGVQVDAEDMAGSVSAFDGSGEEKWRWRNELPMCASTLATGGDLVFAGEATGEFNALDARTGELLWQFQCGSGHHSSPTTYMVDGRQYIAVPVGWGGWAEGFLPGMLGAGHGSALFVFALPETS; translated from the coding sequence ATGACGACCTCGGAGGACTACGTCGACGCCGGTGAGGCCATCGACCAGGGAAACCTCAGCGGCAAGATTCCGGGCGGGGAGGTCGCTCCGCCGGTGACGTCCGGCGTGAACTACGAGCGCATCCTCAACGCCCGCCAGGAGCCCCACAACTGGCTCACCTACTACGGCGCGTACAACGGGCAGCGGTACAGCCCGCTGGACCAGATCAACACCGAGACCGTCAAACGGCTCGTTCCCGCCTGGGTGTTCCAGGCCGGCACGACCGGCCTGATCGCGGGCGCCTCGACCTACTCGTTCGAAGCCGCCCCGATCGTCGTCGACGGGGTCATGTTCCTGACCGGCTGGGACGGCTGGATCTGGGCCCTGGACGCGAAGACGGGGGTGGAGATCTGGCGGTACAAGCACGCCGTGCCGTTCGACGTCTCGCTGTGCTGCGGCAACGTGAACCGCGGGTGCGCCGTGGCGCAGGGAAAGGTGTTCTTCGTCGCGGCGAACGCCCGGCTGCTCGCGCTCGACGCCACCACGGGCAAGCGGGTGTGGACCAAGACCTACGGCGACGTACGGGCCGGTGAGAGCGCCACGGTCGCCCCGCTGATCGTGAAGAACATGGTCATCGTGGGCAGTTCCGGCGGTGAGTTCGGGGTGCGCGGCCACCTGGACGCGTTCGACCTCGAGACCGGCGAGCACCAGTGGCGCTGCTACATGGTGCCGAAGCCCGGTGAGCCCGGTTCCGAGACCTGGCCCGCCGACGGCGAGGCCTGGGCGCGCGGCGGAGCGAACTGCTGGGTCACCAGCACGTTCGACCCCGAGACCAACCTGCTCTACGTGGGCACCGGCAACCCGGCGCCCGACTTCGACGGTGAGGTCCGGGAAGGCGACAACCTCTACACCGACAGCATCGTCGCCGTCGACGTGGACAGCGGCCAGATTCGCTGGCACTACCAGTGCACGCCGCACGACCTGTGGGACTACGACAGCATCGCCGAGTGCATCCTGTTCGAAAAGGACGGCCGCAAGCTGCTCGGGCACTTCGACAAGAACGGCTACTTCTACGTGCTCGACCGCACGGACGGCTCGCTGGTCCAGATCACCCCCTTCGTCGACCGCATCACGTGGGGCGCGGTCACGCGGGAGGGCCAGGTCACGGCCAAGGTGTACCCGGAGAAGGAAGGCGAACCGGTCCACTTCTACCCGGGTCCGGCCGGGGCGAAGGAATGGACCCACGCGTCCTACAGCCCGAAGACCGAGCTCTTCTACGTCCCGGTCCAGGACACCGGGGCCACGGCGACCCGGCGGCGCCGGGAGTTCAGGGAGAGCATCCCTTATTGGGGCGCGGGTGTTCAGGTGGATGCCGAAGACATGGCCGGATCGGTCAGCGCGTTCGACGGCAGCGGCGAGGAGAAGTGGCGCTGGCGCAACGAACTGCCGATGTGCGCGTCGACGCTGGCCACCGGCGGCGACCTCGTGTTCGCCGGCGAAGCCACCGGCGAGTTCAACGCACTCGACGCGCGCACCGGTGAGCTGCTCTGGCAGTTCCAGTGCGGCAGCGGCCACCACAGCAGCCCGACCACCTACATGGTCGACGGGCGGCAGTACATCGCCGTGCCGGTCGGCTGGGGCGGCTGGGCGGAGGGGTTCCTGCCC
- the katG gene encoding catalase/peroxidase HPI: MADRPDTVVGETNERSAGGLGLPAPATRGAHRAGPSGNRDWWPDQLDLKILRKHPAVADPMGPDFDYAAEFRTLDLDALARDVDEVLTTSQEWWPADFGHYGPLVVRMVWHCAGTYRADDGRGGAATGMQRFAPQNSWPDNRNLDKARRLLWPVKKKYGRKISWADLMVFAGNRALETMGFTTFGFAGGRVDVWESDDDVYWGPERAWLGDERHRGVRDLEKPLAAVQMGLIYVNPEGPHTVPDPVTSARDIRETFRRMAMTDEETVALIAGGHTFGKTHGAAEPDTHLGPEPEAAALEEQGLGWRCGYGTGKGADAISSGLEGTWTPTPTKWDNSFFETLFGYEWDLELSPAGLWQWIPRDGGGAGTVPDAHDPAKTHAPTILTTDLALRVDPVYEPIARRFLENPDQLAEAFARAWFKLTHLDLGPSRRYLGPLVPRETLLWQDPIPAVDHELVSPADIDALKAELLASGLSGAQLVSTAWASASTFRDSDKRGGANGARLRLEPQRSWEVNEPDELAQVLRTLEGIRESFTRSRSDGKKISLADLIVLGGVAAVEQAARNAGHDVEVPFTPGRMDATQEWTDPESFAALEPAADGFRNYEAKGGRLPPERALVDRANLLTLSAPELTVLVGGLRVLGANHHHSPLGVFTSRPGALTNDFFVNLLDMGVQWQPRTGSGSAPEIFEGRDRATGELKWTGSRVDLVFGSNSELRALAEVYASDDAGEKFVRDFVAAWDKIMNLDRYDLT; this comes from the coding sequence GTGGCTGACAGACCCGACACCGTGGTCGGCGAGACGAACGAACGAAGCGCGGGCGGCCTCGGCCTCCCCGCCCCGGCCACGCGCGGCGCCCACCGCGCGGGCCCATCGGGCAACCGCGACTGGTGGCCGGACCAGCTCGACCTCAAGATCCTCCGGAAACACCCCGCCGTGGCCGACCCGATGGGGCCGGACTTCGACTACGCCGCGGAATTCCGGACCCTCGACCTCGACGCGCTGGCGAGAGACGTCGACGAGGTGCTGACGACCTCGCAGGAGTGGTGGCCCGCCGACTTCGGCCACTACGGGCCGCTCGTGGTCCGGATGGTGTGGCACTGCGCCGGGACGTACCGCGCCGACGACGGCCGCGGCGGCGCGGCCACGGGCATGCAGCGCTTCGCGCCGCAGAACAGCTGGCCGGACAACCGCAACCTCGACAAAGCGCGCCGGCTGCTGTGGCCGGTCAAGAAGAAGTACGGCCGCAAGATCTCCTGGGCCGACCTGATGGTGTTCGCGGGCAACCGCGCCCTGGAGACGATGGGCTTCACGACGTTTGGTTTCGCCGGCGGCCGCGTGGACGTGTGGGAGTCCGACGACGACGTCTACTGGGGACCCGAGCGGGCGTGGCTCGGCGACGAGCGGCACCGCGGCGTCCGGGACCTGGAGAAACCACTCGCGGCCGTGCAGATGGGGCTCATCTACGTCAACCCGGAGGGGCCGCACACCGTCCCGGATCCCGTCACCTCCGCCCGCGACATCCGCGAGACGTTCCGCCGCATGGCGATGACCGACGAGGAGACCGTCGCGCTGATCGCGGGCGGGCACACGTTCGGCAAGACCCACGGTGCGGCTGAGCCGGACACTCACCTCGGTCCCGAACCCGAGGCGGCCGCTCTCGAGGAGCAGGGCCTGGGCTGGCGTTGCGGCTACGGCACCGGCAAGGGGGCGGACGCCATCTCCAGCGGCCTCGAGGGTACGTGGACGCCGACCCCGACGAAGTGGGACAACAGTTTCTTCGAGACCCTCTTCGGCTATGAGTGGGACCTGGAGCTGAGCCCCGCCGGGCTGTGGCAGTGGATCCCGCGCGACGGCGGCGGGGCCGGGACCGTGCCCGATGCGCACGACCCGGCCAAGACGCACGCCCCGACGATCCTGACCACGGACCTCGCGCTGCGGGTGGACCCGGTTTACGAGCCGATCGCCCGGCGTTTCCTCGAGAACCCCGACCAGCTGGCGGAGGCCTTCGCCCGGGCGTGGTTCAAGCTGACGCACCTCGACCTGGGCCCGAGCCGGCGTTACCTCGGACCGCTGGTCCCGCGGGAGACGCTGCTCTGGCAGGACCCGATCCCCGCCGTGGACCACGAACTCGTTTCCCCGGCGGACATCGACGCGCTCAAGGCCGAACTCCTCGCCTCTGGGCTCTCGGGTGCCCAGCTCGTCTCCACGGCCTGGGCGTCGGCTTCGACGTTCCGCGACAGCGACAAGCGCGGCGGGGCAAACGGGGCGCGCCTCCGCCTCGAACCGCAGCGGAGCTGGGAGGTCAACGAGCCCGACGAGCTTGCGCAGGTGCTGCGCACGCTGGAGGGGATCCGGGAGTCTTTCACGCGCTCGCGAAGCGATGGCAAGAAGATCTCGCTCGCCGACCTGATCGTGCTCGGCGGGGTGGCCGCCGTCGAGCAGGCCGCGAGGAACGCCGGCCACGACGTGGAAGTCCCGTTCACGCCGGGACGCATGGACGCGACGCAGGAGTGGACCGACCCGGAGTCCTTCGCCGCGCTCGAACCGGCCGCGGACGGGTTCCGCAACTACGAAGCGAAGGGTGGCCGGTTGCCCCCGGAGCGCGCGCTGGTCGACCGGGCGAACCTGCTGACCCTGAGCGCGCCCGAGCTGACCGTCCTCGTGGGTGGCCTGCGCGTCCTCGGTGCGAACCACCACCACTCGCCACTGGGCGTCTTCACGTCCCGGCCCGGAGCATTGACCAACGACTTCTTCGTGAACCTGCTCGACATGGGCGTGCAGTGGCAGCCGCGAACGGGATCCGGTTCGGCGCCGGAGATCTTCGAGGGCCGCGACCGGGCCACCGGCGAGCTCAAGTGGACCGGCAGCCGGGTCGATCTGGTCTTCGGCTCGAACTCCGAGCTGCGGGCGCTCGCGGAGGTCTACGCGAGCGACGACGCGGGGGAGAAGTTCGTGCGAGACTTCGTGGCTGCCTGGGACAAAATCATGAACCTCGATCGGTACGACCTCACCTGA
- a CDS encoding MSMEG_3727 family PQQ-associated protein yields the protein MTTAPERADLLKELGLDVQNHATLGRVLGTGKIARATEGSDGRMKATIRINEDELTWDPSILVMPHEGDIDLELINDDKNTHCALLPSNGDRKFIWLVNHSRGRATLNLDGPGYYWFSSPTGNDEGRGLTGAIVVLGDAPPEARLDRPDQPQP from the coding sequence ATGACGACAGCGCCAGAGCGGGCTGACTTGCTCAAAGAGCTCGGGTTGGACGTGCAGAACCACGCGACGCTGGGCCGTGTGCTGGGCACCGGGAAGATCGCGCGGGCCACCGAAGGATCGGATGGCCGCATGAAGGCGACGATTCGCATCAACGAGGATGAGCTGACCTGGGACCCCTCCATTCTCGTCATGCCCCACGAGGGAGATATCGACCTCGAACTGATCAATGACGACAAGAACACCCACTGCGCGCTCTTGCCGAGCAATGGTGACCGGAAATTCATCTGGTTGGTGAACCATTCGCGCGGACGCGCGACGCTCAACCTCGACGGGCCGGGCTACTACTGGTTCAGCTCGCCCACCGGGAACGACGAGGGCCGTGGGCTGACCGGTGCCATCGTCGTCCTGGGCGACGCGCCGCCGGAAGCGCGACTCGACCGGCCCGACCAACCGCAACCGTAG
- a CDS encoding DNA-binding protein: MKDAHRFERRAASPGGGAVFEAWERFVQGEDQVPGVRPLVAISWHRCREQYRVDPHLTEAPVAAAEREHAPEQDVVFAELGFRAASVAHEMGSVSGVVTVTDATGRILGEWGDQATLARATDFNLAPWFCWSECAAGTNGMGTALEAHGPVLISGAEHWCQAFHNWVCAGIAVRDVVTGEPIGGLNLSCWRSQLPPSAGGWLAGAVAKTQRALKRRARDSGAELVAAYTQARARTGAPLAAVDTAGKAVIADETASVLMGVPASTPAFDSTLRWNPGLPELIGAVRYATKQAAHNPDWVGSTQTFTHLADSPTSISIRPVFSSAHLIGHLVSFGVSEGVQLPPAAESARPRVQPRRVVGMRDNRMVLLPLREVSFAESEGNDVWLSTAQGRLRAASQSLDKLDNELADVGFLRVHRRYVVNLSRVREIERGQKGELQLVMADGANEMVPVSRRNAPAVRRALDI, translated from the coding sequence ATGAAGGATGCACATCGGTTCGAACGGCGGGCGGCGAGCCCCGGTGGGGGCGCCGTCTTCGAGGCGTGGGAACGGTTCGTGCAGGGTGAGGATCAAGTTCCCGGGGTGCGGCCCTTGGTGGCGATCTCGTGGCATCGCTGCCGGGAGCAATACCGGGTGGATCCGCACCTGACCGAAGCTCCGGTGGCCGCCGCCGAGCGTGAGCACGCCCCCGAGCAAGATGTCGTCTTCGCCGAGCTGGGTTTTCGCGCCGCGTCCGTGGCACACGAAATGGGCAGCGTTTCCGGGGTCGTCACCGTCACCGATGCCACGGGCCGGATCCTGGGCGAGTGGGGGGACCAGGCCACGCTCGCCCGAGCCACCGACTTCAACCTCGCGCCCTGGTTCTGCTGGTCCGAGTGTGCCGCGGGCACGAACGGCATGGGCACGGCGCTGGAGGCGCACGGCCCGGTGCTGATCAGCGGCGCGGAACACTGGTGCCAGGCGTTCCACAACTGGGTCTGCGCGGGCATCGCGGTGCGGGATGTGGTGACGGGGGAGCCGATCGGGGGCCTGAACCTCTCCTGCTGGCGCAGCCAATTGCCACCGTCCGCGGGCGGGTGGCTGGCCGGCGCGGTCGCCAAGACCCAGCGCGCGCTGAAGCGGCGCGCGCGCGACAGCGGCGCTGAGCTGGTCGCGGCCTACACGCAGGCCAGGGCCCGCACCGGCGCGCCGTTGGCCGCGGTGGACACCGCGGGCAAGGCGGTGATCGCGGACGAAACGGCGAGTGTCCTCATGGGCGTCCCGGCGTCCACGCCCGCGTTCGACTCCACGCTGCGGTGGAACCCCGGGCTGCCGGAACTGATCGGTGCCGTGCGGTACGCCACGAAGCAGGCAGCTCACAACCCCGACTGGGTCGGGTCGACGCAGACCTTCACCCACCTCGCCGACTCGCCGACGTCGATCAGCATCCGGCCCGTCTTCTCGTCCGCGCACCTGATCGGCCACCTGGTCTCGTTCGGCGTCTCCGAGGGAGTGCAGCTGCCCCCGGCGGCGGAGTCCGCGCGCCCCCGGGTGCAGCCGCGCCGCGTGGTCGGCATGCGGGACAACCGGATGGTGCTGTTGCCGCTGAGGGAGGTCTCCTTCGCCGAATCGGAGGGGAACGACGTGTGGCTGTCCACCGCGCAGGGGCGCCTGCGGGCCGCGTCGCAGAGCCTCGACAAGCTCGACAACGAGCTGGCCGACGTCGGTTTCCTGCGGGTGCACCGCCGGTACGTGGTCAACCTCAGCCGCGTCCGGGAGATCGAGCGCGGGCAGAAGGGCGAGCTGCAGCTCGTCATGGCCGACGGGGCGAACGAGATGGTGCCGGTCTCCCGGCGCAACGCGCCGGCCGTGCGCCGGGCGCTGGACATCTGA
- a CDS encoding flavin-dependent oxidoreductase, which produces MKVVIVGAGIGGLTTALRLHHAGIECVVHEQSERIAELGVGINALPHAVKELAAIGLLDSLDEIGIRTRELFYTHRLGQVILRKPCGVDAGFTLPQFCLHRGRLQGLLLRAVRERLGPGAVRTGHRLTGFDQDASGVRAQFADRRGGTEVTVHGDVLVAADGIHSTVRSRLFPAEGPPRWNGVLMWRGATDWPEFGGGRSMIVAGGTAAKLVIYPIAQGRRADTRLTNWAICIQTGQPGAAPPERQDWAKPGDRAELARHVGRFSSAVVDHAGLVEATEEIFEFPMCDRDPLPAWSHGRVTLLGDAAHPMYPMGSNGAGQAILDATSLAGHLARHADPAGALRAYEDDRLAATSEVVLRNRRGGPENVIDEVERRAPDGFSRLEDVIDAAALEAIVTGYAQVTGASQQQVNAPGR; this is translated from the coding sequence GTGAAGGTCGTCATCGTCGGAGCGGGAATCGGGGGACTGACCACAGCTCTGCGGCTGCACCACGCCGGCATCGAGTGCGTGGTCCACGAGCAGAGCGAGCGGATCGCCGAGCTGGGCGTCGGGATCAACGCGCTGCCGCACGCGGTCAAGGAGCTCGCCGCGATCGGCTTGCTCGATTCGCTGGACGAAATCGGGATCCGCACCCGCGAGCTGTTCTACACCCACCGGCTGGGGCAGGTGATCCTGCGCAAGCCGTGCGGAGTGGACGCCGGGTTCACGCTGCCGCAGTTCTGCCTCCACCGCGGCCGGTTGCAGGGCCTGCTGCTCCGGGCGGTGCGGGAGCGGCTCGGGCCCGGCGCCGTGCGGACCGGGCACCGGCTGACCGGGTTCGACCAGGACGCGAGCGGCGTCCGGGCGCAGTTCGCCGACCGCCGCGGTGGCACGGAAGTGACGGTCCACGGCGACGTGCTGGTAGCCGCCGACGGGATCCACTCAACCGTGCGGTCCCGGCTGTTCCCGGCGGAGGGCCCGCCCCGGTGGAACGGCGTCCTGATGTGGCGCGGCGCCACCGACTGGCCGGAGTTCGGCGGCGGCCGGTCGATGATCGTGGCCGGTGGCACCGCGGCCAAACTGGTGATCTACCCGATCGCGCAGGGCCGCAGGGCGGACACCAGGTTGACGAACTGGGCGATCTGCATCCAGACCGGGCAGCCCGGGGCCGCACCGCCGGAGCGGCAGGACTGGGCCAAACCCGGCGACCGGGCGGAGCTGGCCCGGCACGTCGGGCGGTTCTCCTCGGCGGTGGTCGACCACGCCGGGCTGGTCGAGGCCACCGAGGAGATCTTCGAGTTCCCGATGTGCGACCGGGATCCGTTGCCCGCCTGGTCACACGGGCGCGTGACGCTGCTGGGCGACGCCGCCCACCCGATGTACCCGATGGGCTCCAACGGCGCCGGCCAGGCGATCCTCGACGCCACCAGTCTCGCCGGCCACCTGGCGCGGCACGCCGATCCCGCCGGGGCTTTGCGAGCGTACGAGGACGATCGCCTGGCGGCCACCAGCGAGGTCGTGCTCCGCAACCGCCGGGGCGGGCCTGAGAACGTCATCGACGAGGTCGAACGGCGCGCTCCGGACGGCTTCTCCCGTCTCGAAGACGTGATCGACGCGGCGGCGCTCGAGGCGATCGTGACGGGCTACGCCCAGGTCACCGGGGCCTCGCAGCAGCAGGTGAACGCCCCGGGCCGGTGA